Proteins co-encoded in one Papaver somniferum cultivar HN1 chromosome 5, ASM357369v1, whole genome shotgun sequence genomic window:
- the LOC113282037 gene encoding DNA repair protein RAD4-like isoform X2, whose amino-acid sequence MRTTRSQSKQQPQKQEQDSLASKSKGGVGKKRVNSRGGGSSKAKKSLNLTQPDASKAEISGNGNDEEKVSIKVTDSVGVGSESVVPEKNVEEGRSFSPDKEEDADEFDWEDGYVSGGENVYGNSDNSVAREMVIEFNDSPSSSKRKPIRRASAEDKELAELAHKTHLLCLLARGRIADRACSDPLIQITEVAKLTAKDLGSIVRWFHDNFHVTNTSNSEGPFQSNLAAAVENRKGTAEEISALSVALFRALNLSTRFVSILDAISLKPHMGMSGCLSQDAARTENDIFKSSTLMVAKSDPVSISPTKLSHPKTGFSEDVGTSSGGACKIKERSSARRVDQSKSAQVSGVVSDRKQDMSASDKSNDSITCLTKKVEGSKRKGDLEFELQLEMALAATAAGAHDAKLGSEMKDLPCSSSHNSSPYKKPKIVQNEEFPDSRQGVSVAIGSRKVGAPLYWAEVFCSGENMTGRWVHVDAVNSMVDGEQKVEAAAAACRRSLRYVVAFAGNGAKDVTRRYCMKWYQIASKRINSCWWDAVLAPLKDLESVATAGLVHLESSSNNTSSNLYNVKTLEKCSSTEGDVKSSSVQEHPGNCSANEKHGMKASKQNLMNMGVQSSSQCGIATRNSLEDMELQTRALTEPLPTNQQAYRNHHLYALERWLTKNQILHPKGPILGYCSGHPVYPRNCVQTLHSQHRWLREALQVKASEKPAKLVKRSSKIGKVQASEPEADKEDEGIALYGRWQLEPLNLPYAVNGIVPRNERGQVDVWSEKCLPRGTVHLRLPRVYTVAKRLGIDSAPAMVGFDFRNGRTIPIFEGIVVCTEFKDAILQAYAEEEERREAEEKKRNEAQAISRWYQLLSSIITRQRLNQTYGDDSCPQTSHVAKQIDNDICHTEITKSEDEMQSNAQYRQDYGHNSSSDFAQGHEHIYPIDNQSFDEESSIRTKHCPCGFSVQVEEL is encoded by the exons ATGCGAACAACAAGAAGTCAATCTAAACAGCAACCTCAAAAACAAGAACAAGATTCATTGGCGA GTAAATCGAAGGGAGGTGTTGGAAAGAAACGTGTAAACTCTCGTGGCGGTGGCTCGTCCAAGGCGAAGAAATCTCTCAATCTTACCCAACCTGATGCCTCCAAG gCGGAAATAAGTGGAAACGGGAATGATGAAGAGAAAGTAAGCATAAAGGTTACAGATAGTGTTGGTGTTGGAAGTGAAAGTGTTGTACCAGAAAAGAATGTGGAAGAGGGAAGGAGTTTTAGTCCTGACAAGGAAGAAGATGCAGATGAATTTGATTGGGAAGATGGCTATGTATCTGGGGGAGAGAATGTTTACGGCAATTCGGATAATAGTGTGGCGAGGGAAATGGTTATTGAATTTAAtgattctccatcttcttctaagCGCAAACCTATTCGAAGAGCTTCGGCAGAAGACAAG GAATTGGCTGAACTAGCACATAAGACTCACTTGCTGTGCTTACTAGCACGTGGAAGGATCGCTGATAGAGCTTGCAGTGATCCTCTTATTCAG ATAACTGAAGTTGCAAAGTTGACTGCTAAGGATTTAGGTTCCATTGTCAGATGG TTCCATGATAACTttcatgttacaaacacaagtAATTCAGAGGGACCATTTCAATCGAATCTGGCTGCGGCTGTTGAAAATCGTAAAGGAACTGCAGAAGAG ATTTCTGCATTATCTGTGGCGTTATTCAGAGCTCTCAATCTTTCAACTAG ATTTGTGTCCATTCTTGATGCTATATCCCTCAAACCACATATGGGCATGTCTGGCTGTTTGAGCCAAGATGCAGCTCGCACTGAGAATGACATATTTAAGTCGTCTACTTTGATGGTGGCTAAGTCAGATCCAGTTTCCATTTCTCCGACCAAGTTGTCCCATCCCAAAACTGGCTTCAGTGAAGATGTTGGAACTTCTAGTGGAGGTGCATGCAAAATCAAGGAACGAAGCTCAGCAAGAAGAGTCGACCAGTCAAAATCTGCTCAGGTTTCTGGTGTGGTTAGTGACAGAAAACAGGATATGTCGGCTTCGGACAAGAGTAATGACTCTATAACATGTTTGACCAAGAAAGTTGAAGGATCAAAGAGGAAAGGTGATCTGGAGTTTGAATTGCAGTTAGAAATGGCTCTTGCTGCCACTGCAGCTGGTGCCCATGATGCCAAGTTAGGTTCTGAAATGAAAGACTTGCCTTGTAGTTCATCACATAATTCTTCTCCAtataaaaaaccaaaaatagtCCAAAATGAAGAGTTCCCAGATTCTCGTCAGGGGGTCTCTGTTGCAATTGGTTCAAGAAAAGTTGGAGCTCCTTTATATTGGGCTGAAGTTTTTTGCAGTGGAGAAAACATGACTGGTAGGTGGGTGCATGTTGATGCTGTCAATTCTATGGTTGATGGTGAGCAAAAAGTTGAAGCTGCAGCTGCTGCCTGCAGGAGATCTTTGAGATACGTAGTTGCTTTTGCAGGGAATGGGGCTAAAGATGTGACTCGCAG GTACTGTATGAAGTGGTACCAGATTGCATCGAAGCGGATTAATTCATGTTGGTGGGATGCAGTTTTGGCACCTTTAAAAGATCTGGAATCTGTTGCCACTGCAGGACTGGTTCATTTGGAATCCAGTTCAAACAACACATCAAGCAACCTGTATAACGTTAAGACACTAGAAAAATGTAGTTCCACCGAGGGGGATGTGAAAAGTTCTTCAGTTCAAGAACATCCTGGTAACTGTAGTGCCAATGAGAAGCATGGGATGAAAGCGTCTAAACAGAATCTTATGAACATGGGTGTGCAATCTTCATCTCAGTGTGGGATAGCGACTAGGAACTCTCTTGAGGATATGGAGCTTCAAACTAGGGCATTAACTGAACCACTTCCAACTAATCAACAA GCCTACAGAAATCACCACCTTTATGCTCTTGAAAGGTGGCTTACCAAGAACCAGATACTTCACCCTAAGGGTCCTATACTTGGCTATTGTTCTGGTCATCCTGTTTATCCTCGAAACTGTGTACAAACGCTACATTCACAACATAGATGGCTACGAGAGGCATTGCAAGTTAAAGCAAGTGAAAAACCTGCCAAG TTGGTGAAGCGATCTTCAAAGATTGGCAAGGTACAAGCATCTGAACCAGAAGCTGATAAAGAAGACGAAGGTATTGCACTTTATGGGAGGTGGCAACTGGAACCTTTGAACCTTCCATATGCAGTAAACGGGATTGTACCTAGG AACGAACGTGGTCAAGTAGATGTATGGTCCGAGAAGTGTCTCCCGCGTGGAACTGTACACCTAAGGCTACCCAGGGTCTACACTGTTGCGAAGAGGCTCGGAATTGATTCGGCCCCTGCCATGGTTGGGTTTGATTTCCGCAATGGTCGAACAATTCCCATCTTTGAAGGGATAGTGGTCTGCACCGAGTTCAAAGATGCTATCTTGCAG GCatatgcagaagaagaagaaagaagagaagccgaagagaagaaaagaaatgaaGCCCAAGCTATTTCTAGGTGGTATCAACTTCTTTCGTCAATCATAACTCGGCAAAGATTGAACCAAACTTACGGTGATGATTCATGTCCCCAAACCTCCCATGTAGCCAAGCAGATTGACAACGATATCTGCCACACTGAAATTACTAAATCTGAAGATGAAATGCAATCAAATGCTCAGTATAGACAAGACTATGGTCATAATTCCAGTTCTGATTTCGCTCAGGGCCATGAACATATATACCCAATAGACAATCAGAGTTTTGATGAAGAGAGCTCAATACGAACTAAACACTGCCCCTGTGGATTCTCAGTGCAGGTTGAAGAGTTATAG
- the LOC113282036 gene encoding THO complex subunit 4D-like, with protein sequence MATTLDMALDDIIKINKKQSNNGSRGRGRGKGRQGQGKAQGVALNRGKAMRVATKGSLKVKARPSGFKSTAKPSRTKGISLKPDLFEDSLVAAWYPGIETGTKLYVSNLDVGVTNEDIKELFSEIGSLKRYSVHYDMNGRPNGSAEVVFNRKADGLTAMKRYNNVQLDGKAMKIEIIGTSLAAPVSTRISVIGANGRGKRTVIMTPGMGRGGGGSGLSNRGGSTRNNRGGAQRGRGGAKSRGGGAGRGRGGGRGKTKPTVKSAVELDAELESYHAESMQS encoded by the exons ATGGCGACAACTTTGGACATGGCACTTGATGATATTATAAAGATCAACAAAAAGCAGAGTAATAATGGCAGTAGAGGGAGAGGACGGGGGAAGGGTCGCCAAGGCCAAGGCAAAGCACAAGGAGTCGCATTAAACCGTGGAAAGGCAATGCGAGTAGCTACTAAAGGGTCACTCAAGGTGAAAGCTCGGCCATCGGGTTTCAAATCAACTGCAAAG CCCTCCAGAACCAAAGGTATTTCGTTGAAGCCTGATTTGTTTGAAGATAGCCTAGTAGCTGCTTGGTATCCTGGGATTGAAACTGGCACGAAGCTATATGTTTCTAATCTGGATGTAGGAGTAACCAATGAAGATATCAAG GAGCTATTTTCTGAGATAGGAAGTCTGAAGAGATACTCAGTTCATTATGACATGAATGGTCGACCAAAT GGATCAGCCGAGGTGGTGTTTAATCGAAAGGCTGATGGATTAACAGCCATGAAGCGATATAATAATGTTCAACTTGATGGCAAGGCGATGAAGATAGAGATCATAGGTACCAGCTTGGCAGCACCAGTTTCAACTCGTATTAGTGTGATTGGAGCTAATGGAAGAGGGAAAAGGACAGTCATTATGAC GCCGGGCATGGGTCGAGGAGGAGGCGGCTCTGGTTTATCAAACCGTGGAGGTAGTACAAG GAACAACCGTGGTGGTGCTCAACGTGGTCGGGGGGGAGCTAAAAGCCGTGGTGGCGGTGCTGGCCGTGGCCGAGGTGGCGGTCGTGGAAAGACTAAACCAACTGTTAAGTCTGCTGTCGAGCTTGATGCTGAACTAGAGAGTTATCATGCTGAATCTATGCAATCTTAG
- the LOC113282037 gene encoding DNA repair protein RAD4-like isoform X1, with the protein MRTTRSQSKQQPQKQEQDSLASKSKGGVGKKRVNSRGGGSSKAKKSLNLTQPDASKAEISGNGNDEEKVSIKVTDSVGVGSESVVPEKNVEEGRSFSPDKEEDADEFDWEDGYVSGGENVYGNSDNSVAREMVIEFNDSPSSSKRKPIRRASAEDKELAELAHKTHLLCLLARGRIADRACSDPLIQAALLSLLPTYLLKITEVAKLTAKDLGSIVRWFHDNFHVTNTSNSEGPFQSNLAAAVENRKGTAEEISALSVALFRALNLSTRFVSILDAISLKPHMGMSGCLSQDAARTENDIFKSSTLMVAKSDPVSISPTKLSHPKTGFSEDVGTSSGGACKIKERSSARRVDQSKSAQVSGVVSDRKQDMSASDKSNDSITCLTKKVEGSKRKGDLEFELQLEMALAATAAGAHDAKLGSEMKDLPCSSSHNSSPYKKPKIVQNEEFPDSRQGVSVAIGSRKVGAPLYWAEVFCSGENMTGRWVHVDAVNSMVDGEQKVEAAAAACRRSLRYVVAFAGNGAKDVTRRYCMKWYQIASKRINSCWWDAVLAPLKDLESVATAGLVHLESSSNNTSSNLYNVKTLEKCSSTEGDVKSSSVQEHPGNCSANEKHGMKASKQNLMNMGVQSSSQCGIATRNSLEDMELQTRALTEPLPTNQQAYRNHHLYALERWLTKNQILHPKGPILGYCSGHPVYPRNCVQTLHSQHRWLREALQVKASEKPAKLVKRSSKIGKVQASEPEADKEDEGIALYGRWQLEPLNLPYAVNGIVPRNERGQVDVWSEKCLPRGTVHLRLPRVYTVAKRLGIDSAPAMVGFDFRNGRTIPIFEGIVVCTEFKDAILQAYAEEEERREAEEKKRNEAQAISRWYQLLSSIITRQRLNQTYGDDSCPQTSHVAKQIDNDICHTEITKSEDEMQSNAQYRQDYGHNSSSDFAQGHEHIYPIDNQSFDEESSIRTKHCPCGFSVQVEEL; encoded by the exons ATGCGAACAACAAGAAGTCAATCTAAACAGCAACCTCAAAAACAAGAACAAGATTCATTGGCGA GTAAATCGAAGGGAGGTGTTGGAAAGAAACGTGTAAACTCTCGTGGCGGTGGCTCGTCCAAGGCGAAGAAATCTCTCAATCTTACCCAACCTGATGCCTCCAAG gCGGAAATAAGTGGAAACGGGAATGATGAAGAGAAAGTAAGCATAAAGGTTACAGATAGTGTTGGTGTTGGAAGTGAAAGTGTTGTACCAGAAAAGAATGTGGAAGAGGGAAGGAGTTTTAGTCCTGACAAGGAAGAAGATGCAGATGAATTTGATTGGGAAGATGGCTATGTATCTGGGGGAGAGAATGTTTACGGCAATTCGGATAATAGTGTGGCGAGGGAAATGGTTATTGAATTTAAtgattctccatcttcttctaagCGCAAACCTATTCGAAGAGCTTCGGCAGAAGACAAG GAATTGGCTGAACTAGCACATAAGACTCACTTGCTGTGCTTACTAGCACGTGGAAGGATCGCTGATAGAGCTTGCAGTGATCCTCTTATTCAG GCGGCCTTGCTTTCGCTTTTACCGACATACTTGTTGAAGATAACTGAAGTTGCAAAGTTGACTGCTAAGGATTTAGGTTCCATTGTCAGATGG TTCCATGATAACTttcatgttacaaacacaagtAATTCAGAGGGACCATTTCAATCGAATCTGGCTGCGGCTGTTGAAAATCGTAAAGGAACTGCAGAAGAG ATTTCTGCATTATCTGTGGCGTTATTCAGAGCTCTCAATCTTTCAACTAG ATTTGTGTCCATTCTTGATGCTATATCCCTCAAACCACATATGGGCATGTCTGGCTGTTTGAGCCAAGATGCAGCTCGCACTGAGAATGACATATTTAAGTCGTCTACTTTGATGGTGGCTAAGTCAGATCCAGTTTCCATTTCTCCGACCAAGTTGTCCCATCCCAAAACTGGCTTCAGTGAAGATGTTGGAACTTCTAGTGGAGGTGCATGCAAAATCAAGGAACGAAGCTCAGCAAGAAGAGTCGACCAGTCAAAATCTGCTCAGGTTTCTGGTGTGGTTAGTGACAGAAAACAGGATATGTCGGCTTCGGACAAGAGTAATGACTCTATAACATGTTTGACCAAGAAAGTTGAAGGATCAAAGAGGAAAGGTGATCTGGAGTTTGAATTGCAGTTAGAAATGGCTCTTGCTGCCACTGCAGCTGGTGCCCATGATGCCAAGTTAGGTTCTGAAATGAAAGACTTGCCTTGTAGTTCATCACATAATTCTTCTCCAtataaaaaaccaaaaatagtCCAAAATGAAGAGTTCCCAGATTCTCGTCAGGGGGTCTCTGTTGCAATTGGTTCAAGAAAAGTTGGAGCTCCTTTATATTGGGCTGAAGTTTTTTGCAGTGGAGAAAACATGACTGGTAGGTGGGTGCATGTTGATGCTGTCAATTCTATGGTTGATGGTGAGCAAAAAGTTGAAGCTGCAGCTGCTGCCTGCAGGAGATCTTTGAGATACGTAGTTGCTTTTGCAGGGAATGGGGCTAAAGATGTGACTCGCAG GTACTGTATGAAGTGGTACCAGATTGCATCGAAGCGGATTAATTCATGTTGGTGGGATGCAGTTTTGGCACCTTTAAAAGATCTGGAATCTGTTGCCACTGCAGGACTGGTTCATTTGGAATCCAGTTCAAACAACACATCAAGCAACCTGTATAACGTTAAGACACTAGAAAAATGTAGTTCCACCGAGGGGGATGTGAAAAGTTCTTCAGTTCAAGAACATCCTGGTAACTGTAGTGCCAATGAGAAGCATGGGATGAAAGCGTCTAAACAGAATCTTATGAACATGGGTGTGCAATCTTCATCTCAGTGTGGGATAGCGACTAGGAACTCTCTTGAGGATATGGAGCTTCAAACTAGGGCATTAACTGAACCACTTCCAACTAATCAACAA GCCTACAGAAATCACCACCTTTATGCTCTTGAAAGGTGGCTTACCAAGAACCAGATACTTCACCCTAAGGGTCCTATACTTGGCTATTGTTCTGGTCATCCTGTTTATCCTCGAAACTGTGTACAAACGCTACATTCACAACATAGATGGCTACGAGAGGCATTGCAAGTTAAAGCAAGTGAAAAACCTGCCAAG TTGGTGAAGCGATCTTCAAAGATTGGCAAGGTACAAGCATCTGAACCAGAAGCTGATAAAGAAGACGAAGGTATTGCACTTTATGGGAGGTGGCAACTGGAACCTTTGAACCTTCCATATGCAGTAAACGGGATTGTACCTAGG AACGAACGTGGTCAAGTAGATGTATGGTCCGAGAAGTGTCTCCCGCGTGGAACTGTACACCTAAGGCTACCCAGGGTCTACACTGTTGCGAAGAGGCTCGGAATTGATTCGGCCCCTGCCATGGTTGGGTTTGATTTCCGCAATGGTCGAACAATTCCCATCTTTGAAGGGATAGTGGTCTGCACCGAGTTCAAAGATGCTATCTTGCAG GCatatgcagaagaagaagaaagaagagaagccgaagagaagaaaagaaatgaaGCCCAAGCTATTTCTAGGTGGTATCAACTTCTTTCGTCAATCATAACTCGGCAAAGATTGAACCAAACTTACGGTGATGATTCATGTCCCCAAACCTCCCATGTAGCCAAGCAGATTGACAACGATATCTGCCACACTGAAATTACTAAATCTGAAGATGAAATGCAATCAAATGCTCAGTATAGACAAGACTATGGTCATAATTCCAGTTCTGATTTCGCTCAGGGCCATGAACATATATACCCAATAGACAATCAGAGTTTTGATGAAGAGAGCTCAATACGAACTAAACACTGCCCCTGTGGATTCTCAGTGCAGGTTGAAGAGTTATAG